CAGCTCGGGTTGGTCGACCTGCTCGACGACGTGGTGCCGCCCGTGTTGCATGCCGGGCGGCAATTCGTTCAGGGCCGCCTGGCGGGGCACCGGGTGGTGCTGGCGCTTTGCGGCATCGGCAAGGTGGCGGCTGCCGCCACGACGGCGATGCTGGTCGAACGGTTCGGCGTGGAGCGCCTGGTGTTCACCGGCGTGGCGGGCGGTTTGTCGCCCGGGGCGCGCATCGGCGACGTGGTCGTGGCCGACGGGTTCATGCAGCACGACATGGATGCGTCTCCGCTGTTCCCGCGATACGAGATCCCGCTGTACGGCCGTGCCCTGTTCGACGCGGACGCGGATCTGTCGAACCGACTCGACGCCGCCGCCCGCATCGCCTTGGCGGATCCGGTCGCCCTTTGCGGGCCGGAAGATCGAGCGCGATTCCTGCCGGACGAGGTCCGCGTGCACCGCGGCCTGCTGGTCAGCGGCGACCGTTTCGTCAGTGCCTTGAAGGAAGCAGCCGACTTGCGCGCCGGAATTCCGGCGGCCATGGCGGTCGATATGGAGAGCGCGGCGGTGGCGCAGGTATGCCGCGATTACGGTGTGCGGTTTGCGGCGGTTCGCACCATCTCCGATCGCGCCGACGACAGCGCGCACGTGGACTTTCCCGCCTTCGTCGAAACCGTCGCCAGCCGCTATGCCAGCGCCATCGTGGCGGCGCTGTTCCGCGACGACGCTACTTGAGCCAGCCCCGGCGGCGGAAGTAGAGCATCGGCACCACGGCGCTCGCCGCCATGAGCGTGATCACGTAGGGATACGCCGCCTTGCCCAATGCTGCGAGCTCCGGGAACTGCAGGTTCATGCCGTAGATGCTGGCGATCAGCGTCGGCGGCAGCAACGCGACGCTCGCCACCGAGAAGATCTTGATGATCTTGTTCTGGTTGATGTTGATGAAGCCGACCGTCGCGTCCATCAGGAAGTTGATCTTGTCGAACAGGAACGCGGTGTGGTTGTCGAGCGATTCGATGTCGCGCAGGATCTGCCGCGCCTCCTCGAACTGCTCGGCGTTGAGCATGCGGCTGCGCATCATGAAGCTGACAGCGCGGCGCGTGTCCATCACATTGCGCCGGATGCGACCGTTCAAGTCTTCCTGGCGGGCGATGGCGCCCAACACTTCGCCGGCCAGCGCATCGGTCACGTTCTCGGACAGCACCAGCCGGCTGGCCTTTTCGAGCTCGTCGTAGATGTTTTCGAGGGTGTCGGCGGAGTATTCGGCATCGACGTCGAACAGCTTCAGCAGCACGTCCTTGGCGTCCTCGATCAGCCCGGGCGCACGCCGGGCCCGCAGGCGCAGCAGGCGGAAGACCGGCACATCCTCATCGTGGATCGAGAACAGCACACCCCGGCTCTTCTTGTCCGAATCGCGCTGGTTCAGGATGAAGGCAACGCGCACCGAGCGCGGTTCTTCTTCATCGGCGATCAGGAAGTCGCTGCGCACATGCAGGTCGCCGTTGTCTTCTTCATAGAAGCGAGCGGACTCCTCGATGTCGTCTTCGGTCGCGTCCTCGGGAATCGAGACTTCGTAGTGCTGCTTGATCCACCGCTTTTCCTCGACGGTGGGGGATTCGAGGTCGACCCAGATCGGGGTGAATCGGGCGAGTTCTTCCAGCGACTCGATCTCTTCCTGGAAGAGCCGGCCATTGGCGAGCGAAAAGATGTTCAGCATGGCGCGTTCCCGGGCGGGTTACATCGGACAAGGGGGTTGATGAGCAAGCTTTCCACCCCCCGACACGCTCCCGGGAGCAGAAAGCTACCGACTCGGGTAGGTTTCCACGGCGATTTCTCCAATGAAAGAACAGCGGATTATGGCATTGGGACGGAGCGTCACTGGCGCCTCGCTGACCGACTTGTTACGGCCCTGATGGCGTCACGGTTTCCCCAATTTTGGGGAGATCCCGGCGTTTCGATGTGTCAAAAAAATCCTCAGTAATTCAGCGACTTACATCAAGAAGTCATCGACGCGTTGCATTCGTTTTCGATTGCCGGATGACTGTCCGATTGCAATCCGCTGGTCGCGGGCGCATAGTGAATTCAAGCGCAGAACAAGATCGAGTCCGTTCCCGTTCGATGCAATGTCGAACGGTTTTTCAACCGGTGCTACCAAGTTGGAGGAAATCCCATGAACCTGACGATCAGCGGCCATCATCTCGATGTCACTCCCGCCCTGCGCGGATACGTCACGAGCAAACTCGAACGCGTTACCCGCCATTACGACGACATGGTCGACATCAAGGTCATCCTGAGCGTCGAAAAGCAAAAGGAAAAGCAGCTGCGCCAACGTGCTGAATGCAGCATCCTCGTCAAGGGGAGCGAGATGTTTGCCGAGAGTGCCCACGCCGACCTTTATGCAGCGGTGGACGAACTGATGGACAAACTCGATCGGCAGGTTGTGCGGCACAAGGACCGTGTGCAGAACCATCACCACGAAGCGCCGAAACGGATGATGTGACGGGGTGTGTTGCGTCGGCGCGCCAAGCGGCTCGCGGCGTGGTGGCTGACGCGCGGGCCGGCGCATAATGCGCCTCCACCGCCATGAACCGCCTAGCCGCCATCCTGCCCGTTGAACAGGTCCTCGTCAGCCTCGAGGCCACGAGCAAGAAGCGCGCGTTCGAAGAAGCCGGGCTGCTGTTCGAAAGCCTGCACGGCCTCAGCCGCGCGCTGGTGACCGACAGCCTGTTCGCCCGCGAGCGGCTGGGCTCCACCGGTCTCGGTCATGGCGTGGCCATTCCGCATGGCCGCATCAAAGGGCTGAAGGCACCGATGGCGGCGGTCTTCCAATTGGCGCAGCCGATTGGGTTCGATGCGCCGGATGAGCGGCCGGTCGTGCTGCTCATCTTCCTGTTGGTCCCCGAAGCGGCGACCCAGAAGCATCTGGAAATTCTTTCAGAGATCGCTGAACTGTTGAGCGACGCGCCATTACGCGAGAAGATCAAGGCCGGCGGCTCGGCTTCGGAGCTGCACGCGATCATCGCGCAGTGGCAGTCCACCCAGCCGGCCTGAAGTCGCCGGTCGTTCCCTCCGAATAAGCCTCTTGAAACCGACCGTCGTCAGCGCCGATGCGCTTTTCGAGGAATTCAGGAGCTCCCTACGATGGGAGTGGATTGCGGGCCTTGGGGCGTCGGAGCGACGCTTCGATGAAATCGTGGTCCGCGCCGCACGTTCCGGCGCCGATCTGGTCGGCTATCTCAACTACATCCACCCCTACCGGGTGCAGATCCTGGGTGAGCGAGAAGTCGCCTACCTGAGCAACGCTACGCCGGAAGACTGCGCCCGACGCATCGCCCGTATCGTGACACTGGAGCCGCCGGTGCTGGTGTTGGCGGATGGCCAGACCGCGCCGCCGGGCCTGGTGTCGATGTGCGAACGCGCGCAGATTCCGCTGTTTTCCACCTACGAGTCCTCTGCCTTCGTCATCGACGTGCTGCGGGCCTATCTGTCCAAGCATTTCGCCGACCGCACCACGATGCACGGTGTGTTCATGGACATCCTGGGCCTCGGCGTGATGATCACCGGCGAGTCCGGCCTCGGCAAAAGCGAGCTCGGGCTGGAGCTGATTTCGCGTGGCAACGGGCTGGTCGCCGACGATGCGGTCGACCTCTATCGCATCAACCAAGCTTCCATCGAGGGGCGTTGCCCCGAGCTGCTGCAAAACTTGCTGGAAGTGCGCGGCATCGGCCTGCTCGACATCCGCGCCATCTTCGGCGAGACGGCAGTGCGCCGGAAGATGCGTCTCAAGCTGATCGTGCACCTGGTCCGCAAGGAAACCATGGAGCGCGAATACGAGCGACTGCCCTACGAGCCCCTGACGCAAGACGTGCTCGGCGTGCCGGTGCGCAAGGCGGTGATCCAGGTGGTGGCGGGGCGCAACATCGCGGTGCTGGTGGAGGCGGCGGTGCGCAACACCATCCTGCAGCTGCGTGGCATCGACACTTACCAGGAATTCGTCGAGCGCCACCAGCGCGCCATGGAGAGCGGCGAGCACTGATGCTCACCGTGCGCGGCGCTGCTCAGCCGCGCCGGGGATGCAGCTTGCCGCAGTCCTCGCAGAGGCCGTAGAGCGCCATGGAATGGTCTTGCACCTGCCAGCCCTTGGCCTTGGCCACAGCTTGCTGACGCTGCTCGATTTCCGCGTCGTAGAACTCCTCGACCTTGCCGCAATTGGTGCAGACGAAGTGGTCGTGGTGCGAACCTTCGTTGAGTTCGTAGACCGCCTTGCCGCTCTCGAAATGGCGCCGGCTCAGGATGGCGGCCTGCTCGAACTGGGTGAGCACCCGGTAGACGGTGGCCAGGCCGATGTCGGAGCGCTCCTCGAGAAGCACCCGAAAGACATCTTCGGCGGTCATGTGGCGTTGCTTGCCGGTCTGGAAGATCTCGAGGATCTTCAGCCGGGGCAGCGTGGCCTTGAGGCCGGTGTTCTTGAGATCGTCGATGTTGCTGTGCATGAGGCTTTCCTGGCTGGCGGGCGACGGGCCCGCCGGACGTTCATGGCGAAGCCTGCCGCTACAATCGTCGGATCATATCGCCTGCGCCCTTCCACATGTCCGATCACTTTCTGCGCCGCTCCCTGACCGTCGCCGCGGCTGCCACGGCAGCCCTGCTTGCGGGCTGCGGCACGGTCGACAGCGCCAGTAATCGGCTGGTCAGCGCGATCACGCCCTACAAGATCGAGATCGTCCAGGGCAACTTCGTCTCCAAGGAGCAGGTGGCTGCGCTCGAAAAGGGCATGAGCAGGATCCAGGTCCGGGAAGTGCTGGGTACGCCCCTCATCACCAACCTCTTCCGTGCCGATCGCTGGGACTATGTCTTCACCATCAAGCGGCCCGGCGTCGATCCGCAATCGCGCCGCCTGAGCGTCTTCTTCGAGAACGATCTGCTCGCGCGTTTCGAAGGCGACGACATGCCAACCGAAGCTGAATTCGTGGCGCGTCTCGATACCCGCACGCGTCTCGGCAAGATCCCGCCCCTCGAAGCAACGCCTGCCGAATTGGCGAAGTTCCCCGGCCGGCCCAAATCCGAGCAAGAGCCTTCCACGAGCGCGATCGCGGCGGAGGCTCCACCGTCCACCGCCTATCCGCCGCTCAACGCGCCCAGCAGCCGCTGATCCTGCAGCCGGCATTCCTGACCGGCCCTTCCAGCCCCTTCCGCCTCGCAGCTTTCCGATCCGCATGACAGCGAACTCCTCCTCGCCGGCGACCGGCACCCCCCACAAGATCGCGGTTGCCGGTGCTTCCGGCCGCATGGGCCGCATGTTGATCGAGGCGATTCGCGCCTGCGACGACTGTGTGCTCGCCGGCGCGCTCGACCAGGCATCCAGCCCGGCGATCGCCTCCGATGCTTCCGCCTTCCTCGGCTTTGCGAGCGGTGTGGCCATCACCTCGGATTTGGCCAAGGCCATCGCGCCCGCGTCGGTGCTGATCGACTTCACCCGCCCCGAAGGCACGCTGCGCCACCTGGAAGTCTGCCGCGAGCACGGCGTCAACCTCGTCATCGGCACGACAGGCTTCACGGCGGCGCAGAAGGCCGAGATCGAGGCTGCGTCACGCGAGATCGCCATCGTGATGGCGCCCAACATGAGCGTCGGCGTCAACGTCACGCTGAAGCTGCTGGAAATGGCCGCCAAGGCGCTGTCCACCGGCTACGACATCGAGGTGATCGAGGCGCACCATCGCCACAAGGTCGATGCGCCCTCGGGCACCGCGCTCAAGATGGGTGAAGTGCTGGCCGAGGCCATGGGCCGCTCGCTCGAAGACTGCGCCGTCTACACCCGCGAAGGCGAGACCGGCCCACGCGATCCGTCGTCCATCGGCTTCGCCACGATCCGTGGCGGCGACATCGTCGGCGACCACACCGTGCTGTTCGCCGGCACTGGCGAGCGAATCGAGATCACCCATAAGTCCTCGAGCCGTGCGACCTACGCCCAGGGCAGCCTGCGCGCCGTCCGGTTCCTGGAAGGGCGCAAACAGGGTCTGTACGACATGTTCGACGTGCTCGGCCTGCGGGCCTGAGGCCTTGGCGCCGCATGGATGCGCTGAGTTTCTTCATGGCGGGCGATGCGCTCGCGCGCGTGGTGGCCGTGGTGCTGCTGGTGATGTCGGTGTCGAGCTGGATCGTCATTCTCTGGAAATCCTGGCTGCTGAACGCGGCCAGCCGGCATTCGGTGCGCGCCATCGCTGCTTTCTGGCAGTCGCCCAGCCTCGACGACGCGCGGCAACGGTTGTCCGCATTCGATCCGCAAGGGCTGGTGACGCCTTTCGTGGCCGCCCTGGCAGCCGACGAGGCGATCGGCCTGGCGGCGGGCGGCGACCGCGCCCAGCGTCGCACCCGTGTCCTGCGTGATGCGCTGCACCAGGCTTCGGCGCAACTGCAGTCCGGCCAGGTGTTGCTGGCCAGCATCGGCGCCATCGCACCTTTCGTCGGCTTGCTCGGCACGGTCTGGGGCATTCACCGCGCCCTGGTCGACATCGCGGGCGCGGGCCAGATCAGCATCGAGCGCATCGCCGGGCCGGTGGGCGAGGCGCTGGTGATGACCGCGGCCGGGTTGGCGGTAGCGATTCCGGCGGTTCTGGCCTACAACCTGCTCGGACGGCGCATCGTGCGTATCGAGGCCGAACTCGAAGGCTTCGCGCAGGACCTGCGCGACCTCTGACCCGCGGCGACCATGGCGTTCGGACGACTTTCCCGCGGCCCCGACGCCGCACCGCTGAGTGAAATCAACGTGACGCCGCTGGTCGACGTGATGCTGGTGCTGGTGGTGGTGTTCCTGCTGACGGCACCGCTGCTGGCCACCAGCATCCGGCTCGACCTGCCGCAGGCGGCCACGGCGCCCGCGCCCTCGGGCAAGCAGGGCGTTCAGCTGGTGGTCGATGCCGCCGGTCAGGCCTTTCTCGACGACCGCCCGCTCGGGGACAAAGCCTTGGCCGAGCGCCTGGCGCAGGTCGCCGCCGACGATCCGGATACCGAGATCCAGCTGCGGGCCGACACGGCCGTGCCCTACGGCCGCGTCGTCGCGCTGCTCGACCTGGCGCAGCAGGCAGGCCTCGTCCACGTGGGTTTCGTCGCCGCCCAGCGGGCCGCCACGCCCGACCGACCCTAGAATCGCGCTCTGCCCCGACGCGCCCGGGCCGTCCGGCGCCCACCGACGAGCGCTCCTCTCTTTCCCATGCAAGACAAATATTCTCATCAAGAGGTCGAAAGCGCCGCCCAGGCCGACTGGACCGCCCGCGACGTCTACCGAGTCACGGAAGACGCCAGCCGGCCCAAGTTCTACGCCTGCTCGATGCTGCCGTATCCGAGCGGCAAGCTGCACATGGGCCATGTGCGCAACTACACCATCAACGACATGCTGGCGCGGCAGCTGCGCATGCGCGGCTTCAATGTGTTGATGCCGATGGGCTGGGACGCCTTCGGCCTGCCCGCCGAGAACGCCGCCATGAAGAACGGCGTGCCGCCGGCGCAGTGGACCTACGACAACATCGCCTACATGAAGAAGCAGATGCAGGCGATGGGGCTGGCCATCGACTGGTCGCGTGAGGTCGCCACCTGCTCGCCCGAGTACTACAAATGGAATCAGTGGCTGTTCCTGAAGATGCTCGAAAAAGGCATCGCCTACCGCAAGACCCAGACGGTGAACTGGGATCCGGTCGACCAGACCGTGCTGGCCAACGAGCAGGTGATCGACGGCAAGGGCTGGCGTACCGGCGCGGTGGTGGAAAAACGTGAGATCCCCGGCTACTACCTGAAGATCACCGACTACGCCGAAGAGCTGCTCGACCACGTGCAGAACAAGCTGCCGGGCTGGCCCGAACGGGTGCGCCTGATGCAGGAGAACTGGATCGGCAAGAGCCAGGGCGTGCGTTTCGCGTTCCCGCACGACATCCGCGACGCCTCGGGCGAGCTGATTGGCGACGGCCGCATGTACGTCTTCACGACGCGCGCCGACACCATCATGGGGGTCACCTTCTGCGCGGTGGCGCCTGAGCATCCGATCGCGGCGCACGCGGCGTCTCTGGATCCGGCCCTCGCCGCTTTCATCGCCGAATGCAAGAGCGGCGGCACCACCGAGGCCGAGCTTGCCACGCAGGAAAAGAAGGGCATGCGCACGGGCTTGTTCGTGACGCACCCTTTCATGGAAGACCCGATCGAAGTTTGGGTCGGCAACTACGTGCTGATGGGCTACGGCGACGGTGCGGTGATGGGCGTGCCGGCGCACGACGAGCGCGATTTCGCCTTCGCGCTGAAGTACGACATCCCGATCCGCCAGGTGGTGCAGGTCGATGGCGAGCACTACGACTACCACCACTGGCACGACTGGTACGCCGACAAGAAGAACGGTGTCACCATCAATTCCGACTACTTCAGCGGACTGCCTTACGAAGAGGCGGTCGACGCGGTGGCGCGCGCGCTGCAGGAGCGCGGCCTGGGCGAGAAGAAGACCACCTGGCGCCTGCGCGACTGGGGAGTGAGCCGCCAGCGCTACTGGGGCACGCCGATCCCCATCATCCATTGCGAGGAACATGGCGCGGTGCCGGTGCCCGAGCAGGACCTGCCGGTGGTGCTGCCGCAGGACTGCATTCCCGACGGCTCCGGCAATCCGCTGGCGCGGCACGAGGGCTTTCATGCCGGCGTGGTCTGCCCGGTGTGCGGCAAGGCGGCGCGGCGCGAGACCGACACCATGGACACCTTCGTGGACTCGTCCTGGTACTTCATGCGCTATTGCGACCCGAAGAACGACCGGCAGATGGTCGGCGCGGGCGCCGAGTACTGGATGCCGATGGACCAGTACATCGGTGGCATCGAGCACGCCATCCTGCATCTGCTGTATGCCCGGTTCTGGACCAAGGTGATGCGTGACCTCGGCCTGGTAAAGGTCGACGAGCCCTTCACCAAGCTGCTCACCCAGGGCATGGTGCTCAACCACATCTACTCGCGCAAGACGCCCAAGGGCGGCATCGAGTACTTCTGGCCGCACGAGGTCGAGGATGTGCACGACGCGGCCGGCAAGGTGGTTTCGGCCAAGCTCAAGTCCGACGGTTCGGCCGTGGACTATGGCGGCGTCGGCACCATGAGCAAGAGCAAGAACAATGGCGTCGATCCGCAGGACCTGATCGGCAAGTACGGCGCCGACACTGCACGGCTCTACACCATGTTCACCGCGCCGCCGGAAGCCACGCTGGAGTGGAACGACGCGGCCGTCGAGGGCAGCTACCGCTTCCTGCGTCGGGTCTGGAACTTCGGCGTGAAGCTCACGGCCGGGGACAGGGCCGCGGCCAACGCCAGCATCGCCGGCGTGGGGCGCCTGCAGGAAGTCACTTTCGGCCCCGCTGCCAAGGAGCTGCGCCGCGAACTGCACACCGTGCTGCGCCAAGTCGACTACGACTACCAGCGCATGCAATACAACACGGTGGTGTCGGGCGCGATGAAGATGATCAACGCCCTCGAGTCGTTCAAGGCCGAAGGCGTGCCGGGCGCGGAAGTCGCAGCCATCGAAGGCTTCGCCATCCTGCTGCGGGTGCTCTACCCGGCCACGCCGCACATCGCCGACCAGCTGTGGAAGCAGCTCGGCTATGCCGCCGAACTCGGCGACCTGCTCGACACGCCCTGGCCCAAGGTCGACGAATCGGCGCTGGTGCAGGACGAGATCGAGCTGATGCTGCAGGTCAACGGCAAGCTGCGCGGCTCGGTCCGGGTGCCCGCCGGCGCCGACAAGGCGGCGATCGAGGCGGCCGCGCTGGCGAGCGAGGATTTCCAGAAATTCGCCGCCGGTGCCACGCCCAAGAAGGTGATCGTGGTGCCGGGTCGCCTGATCAACGTCGTGGTTTGAAAGGCCGCTCCATGCTCCGCCGTCGCGCTGTCCTTTCCCTCTCCGGCCTGGTGGCACTGCCGCTCGCGGGATGCGGCTTTCACCTGCGCCAGGCGCCGACGTTCGCATTCAAGACCATCTACCTCAACGGCGCGCCGGCCTCGACCCTGGCGGCCGAGTTGCGGCGCAATCTCGAAGCCGGCACCGGTCTGCAGGTGAGCCGTGATCCGGCCCAGCGTTACACCCAGGACGTCATCCTCGATGTGCTGCAGGACCAGCGCGAGCGTGTCGCCCTGAGCTACAACTCGGTCGGCCAGGTGCGTGAGTTCCAGCTGCGGGTGCGGGTGCGCTTCGCCCTGCGCACGCCCGACGAGCGCGAGATCCTGCCGTCGACCGAACTCCTGCTGCAGCAGGACCAGAGCTACGACGAAACCCTGGCACTGGCCAAGGAGCAGGAAGCGCAACTGATCTTCCGCAATCTCCAGACCGACGTGGTGCGCCAGATTCTTCGGCGCCTGGCCGCGGTCCGGCAGATCTAGTTTTTTTCGATGCAGCTCACCGCGGCGCAACTCGCCAGCCACCTGCAGAAGTCGCTGCGCCCGCTCTACGCGGTGCACGGCGACGAGCCGTTGCTGGTGCAGGAGGCGGCCGATGCGATTCGCGCTGCCGCGCGCGCGCAGGGCGCGACGGAGCGCACGGTGCATGTCGTGGCCGGGGCGCATTTCGACTGGAGCGGGGTGCTCGCCGACGGCAGCGCGCTGTCGCTGTTCGCCGAAAAGCGCATCGTCGAGATCCGCATCCCCTCGGGCAAGCCGGGCAAGGATGGAAGCGCGGCCCTGCAGCAGATCGCCGCGGTGGCGGCCACGCAATCCGACACCCTGACCCTGGTGCTGCTGCCGCGCCTGGACAAGGCCACCCGCACCGGCGCCTGGTTCACCGCGCTGGAGCAGCATGGCGTGAGCATCCAGGTCGATCCGGTCGAGCGCGGGTCGCTGCCGCAGTGGATCGCCCAACGCCTGCAGCGCCAGGGCCAGCAGGTGGCGTCGGGCGAGGAGGGCCAGCGTACCTTGCAGTTCTTTGCCGATCGGGTCGAAGGCAACCTGCTGGCGGCGCACCAGGAGATCGAAAAACTGGCCTTGCTGTACCCGGCGGGCACCTTGTCGTGGGAGCAGGTCGAGACGGCGGTGCTCAATGTGGCTCGGTACGACGTCTTCAAGCTGTCCGAGTCCATCCTGGGCGGACAGGTGGCGCGGGTGCAGCGCATGCTCGACGGTCTGCGCGCCGAGGGCGAGGCCGAGGTGCTGGTGCACTACACCCTGGCCGAGGACATCCGCGCGCTCAAGCGGGTCAAGGACGCCATGAACCAGGGGCGACCACTGCCGATGGCCTTGCGTGAGCAGCGGGTCTGGGGGCCGCGCGAACGGCTGTTCGAGCGGGTGTTGCCCCGCCTGGACGCCTCGCTGCTCGCCACGCTGTTGCAGGACGCACACAAGGTCGATGGCATCGTCAAGGGTTTGCCGCAGGAAGGCTGGCCGCGCGACGGCTGGCAGGCGCTGATGCGCCTGGCCATCCGCCTGTGCCGCGTCTGCGCTGGAGCGCCTTCCACCCGCGCCGCGTGAGGCCATCGTGAGGCCTGCAGGCGTCGCGCATGGGAAAATGCACCCATGAACGCCCTGAACGTCGCCGAATACGTCAACACCCTCGGAATGCAGGCGCGCGCAGCCTCCGCGCGCATGGCCAGTGCGGATGCCGCCACCAAGAACGCCGCATTACGAGCGCTCGCCCGCTTGCTGCGAGCCGATCCGGTGTCGCTGGCGGAGGCCAACGCCCGCGACCTGGCTCGCGCCCAGGCGGCCGGACTCGCAGCGCCGATGGTCGACCGCCTCCGTCTTACGCCCAAGGTCATCGAAACCGTGGCGCAGGGCTGCGACCAGCTCGCCGCCATGCCTGAGCTCATCGGCGACGTCGTCGGTCTGCAGCAGCAGCCCAGCGGCATCCGGGTCGGTCGCATGCGGGTGCCGCTGGGCGTGTTCGGCATGATTTTCGAAAGCCGTCCCAATGTGACGATCGAGGCGGCCAGCCTGTCGATCAAGAGCGGAAACGCCTGCATCCTGCGCGGCGGGTCGGAGGCGATCGAATCCAACAAGGCGCTGGCCGCGCTGGTCGGCCAGGCGCTGGCCGAGGCTGGACTGCCGGTCGACGCGGTGCAACTGGTCGCCACCACCGATCGCGACGCCGTGGGCCGGCTCATCGCCATGCCCGAGTACGTGGACGTGATCATCCCGCGCGGCGGCAAGAGCCTGATCGAGCGCATCAGCCGTGAAGCACGGGTGCCGGTCATCAAGCACCTCGACGGCAATTGCCACACTTACGTGGACGACCCTTGCGACATCGCCATGGCCGTCAAGGTGGCGGACAACGCCAAGACCCAGAAGTACAGCCCCTGCAATGCGACCGAAGGCCTGCTGGTGGCGCGCGGCGTGGCGGCCGAGTTCCTGCCGCTTATCGGCCGCATCTATGCGGACAAGGGCGTCGAGATGCGCTGCGACGCCCAGGCCCTGGAAATATTGCGTGGTGTGACCGGTGCAGCGCTCCAGCCCGCGAGCGAGCAGGACTGGTCGGAGGAATACCTCGGCCCGACGATCAGCGTGAAGGTGGTCGAGGGCGTCGATGAGGCGATCGACCACATCAACCGTTATTCGTCACACCACACCGATGCCATCCTCACGCGCGATCACATGCATGCGCAGCGTTTCCTGCGCGAGGTCGATTCGGCCAGCGTCATGGTGAACGCCAGTACGCGATTCGCCGATGGTTTCGAATACGGCCTGGGCGCGGAAATCG
The nucleotide sequence above comes from Xylophilus sp. GOD-11R. Encoded proteins:
- a CDS encoding outer membrane protein assembly factor BamE; the encoded protein is MSDHFLRRSLTVAAAATAALLAGCGTVDSASNRLVSAITPYKIEIVQGNFVSKEQVAALEKGMSRIQVREVLGTPLITNLFRADRWDYVFTIKRPGVDPQSRRLSVFFENDLLARFEGDDMPTEAEFVARLDTRTRLGKIPPLEATPAELAKFPGRPKSEQEPSTSAIAAEAPPSTAYPPLNAPSSR
- the hprK gene encoding HPr(Ser) kinase/phosphatase produces the protein MKPTVVSADALFEEFRSSLRWEWIAGLGASERRFDEIVVRAARSGADLVGYLNYIHPYRVQILGEREVAYLSNATPEDCARRIARIVTLEPPVLVLADGQTAPPGLVSMCERAQIPLFSTYESSAFVIDVLRAYLSKHFADRTTMHGVFMDILGLGVMITGESGLGKSELGLELISRGNGLVADDAVDLYRINQASIEGRCPELLQNLLEVRGIGLLDIRAIFGETAVRRKMRLKLIVHLVRKETMEREYERLPYEPLTQDVLGVPVRKAVIQVVAGRNIAVLVEAAVRNTILQLRGIDTYQEFVERHQRAMESGEH
- a CDS encoding 5'-methylthioadenosine/adenosylhomocysteine nucleosidase, which encodes MPADRPIWGLLSALPEEQLGLVDLLDDVVPPVLHAGRQFVQGRLAGHRVVLALCGIGKVAAAATTAMLVERFGVERLVFTGVAGGLSPGARIGDVVVADGFMQHDMDASPLFPRYEIPLYGRALFDADADLSNRLDAAARIALADPVALCGPEDRARFLPDEVRVHRGLLVSGDRFVSALKEAADLRAGIPAAMAVDMESAAVAQVCRDYGVRFAAVRTISDRADDSAHVDFPAFVETVASRYASAIVAALFRDDAT
- the fur gene encoding ferric iron uptake transcriptional regulator, translating into MHSNIDDLKNTGLKATLPRLKILEIFQTGKQRHMTAEDVFRVLLEERSDIGLATVYRVLTQFEQAAILSRRHFESGKAVYELNEGSHHDHFVCTNCGKVEEFYDAEIEQRQQAVAKAKGWQVQDHSMALYGLCEDCGKLHPRRG
- a CDS encoding PTS sugar transporter subunit IIA produces the protein MNRLAAILPVEQVLVSLEATSKKRAFEEAGLLFESLHGLSRALVTDSLFARERLGSTGLGHGVAIPHGRIKGLKAPMAAVFQLAQPIGFDAPDERPVVLLIFLLVPEAATQKHLEILSEIAELLSDAPLREKIKAGGSASELHAIIAQWQSTQPA
- the dapB gene encoding 4-hydroxy-tetrahydrodipicolinate reductase; translated protein: MTANSSSPATGTPHKIAVAGASGRMGRMLIEAIRACDDCVLAGALDQASSPAIASDASAFLGFASGVAITSDLAKAIAPASVLIDFTRPEGTLRHLEVCREHGVNLVIGTTGFTAAQKAEIEAASREIAIVMAPNMSVGVNVTLKLLEMAAKALSTGYDIEVIEAHHRHKVDAPSGTALKMGEVLAEAMGRSLEDCAVYTREGETGPRDPSSIGFATIRGGDIVGDHTVLFAGTGERIEITHKSSSRATYAQGSLRAVRFLEGRKQGLYDMFDVLGLRA
- a CDS encoding MotA/TolQ/ExbB proton channel family protein, which translates into the protein MDALSFFMAGDALARVVAVVLLVMSVSSWIVILWKSWLLNAASRHSVRAIAAFWQSPSLDDARQRLSAFDPQGLVTPFVAALAADEAIGLAAGGDRAQRRTRVLRDALHQASAQLQSGQVLLASIGAIAPFVGLLGTVWGIHRALVDIAGAGQISIERIAGPVGEALVMTAAGLAVAIPAVLAYNLLGRRIVRIEAELEGFAQDLRDL
- a CDS encoding biopolymer transporter ExbD, with translation MAFGRLSRGPDAAPLSEINVTPLVDVMLVLVVVFLLTAPLLATSIRLDLPQAATAPAPSGKQGVQLVVDAAGQAFLDDRPLGDKALAERLAQVAADDPDTEIQLRADTAVPYGRVVALLDLAQQAGLVHVGFVAAQRAATPDRP
- the corA gene encoding magnesium/cobalt transporter CorA yields the protein MLNIFSLANGRLFQEEIESLEELARFTPIWVDLESPTVEEKRWIKQHYEVSIPEDATEDDIEESARFYEEDNGDLHVRSDFLIADEEEPRSVRVAFILNQRDSDKKSRGVLFSIHDEDVPVFRLLRLRARRAPGLIEDAKDVLLKLFDVDAEYSADTLENIYDELEKASRLVLSENVTDALAGEVLGAIARQEDLNGRIRRNVMDTRRAVSFMMRSRMLNAEQFEEARQILRDIESLDNHTAFLFDKINFLMDATVGFININQNKIIKIFSVASVALLPPTLIASIYGMNLQFPELAALGKAAYPYVITLMAASAVVPMLYFRRRGWLK
- the hpf gene encoding ribosome hibernation-promoting factor, HPF/YfiA family yields the protein MNLTISGHHLDVTPALRGYVTSKLERVTRHYDDMVDIKVILSVEKQKEKQLRQRAECSILVKGSEMFAESAHADLYAAVDELMDKLDRQVVRHKDRVQNHHHEAPKRMM